The sequence GAGGAACAATAGATGGGGTACGAGATATGACCAGATGCTGGAAAAACTAATTTTACAGGTAGTGAAAAGGAGCAGAAAAATGAAGCAGACAGTGTTCTCCTTGAGATCGCATCTGGTGGTAATCACAATGGTGAGACAAGTCAAATTCATGTTGCAGATACGCCAACGCTATATATTTCCAATTCGGAGCTTGATAAAATGGTAAACGTTGCCGTGGCAGCTATGATGATGAACACAACCCCAAAAATTTGCCAACTACAATATCCAGGTAGTAGCAAACAACAACTTGCCAAGAATATAGGTGGTCGACTTATTGTGTCAAAGGACATTGTTCCTGTTGATGCGCAAAAGGCGATGGCAATTAAATCCAAGCTTTGGGATGACCAGCGTGAgtatgatgatgaagaagattgtGGTGTTGATTTTCCTGGATACTCATCTGAAGAGGCAGATCATGAGGTTGATCAGGAGAGTGCAGGTGAAGAACTTGATTCAATAACACTGCCTAAACCAGATGGTATACCAAACGCAAGCCATAAAAGCATGTTGAATCTCAACGCTCCAGCTTTCATTCCCAGGTACTCTCCAGTTGCTGCTCTAAAAGTCAAGGATGTAGTAGCTGGAAACATAGTTCAAAATGCAGCCACACCTAGTAACCAGATTGATCCAGCTGGTCGAAAGTATGGGCAGCAGCAGCTGAATGCAAACACCTCAGGAGCTATAGTCACACTTCCAACTGGTGGACAGCAGCAGCAGGATACAACACCACTAGCTATCACTTTGCAGGATGGAAAGTTGCTTGATGCATTGCAGCAGCAGAATGAAAACAATGCAGGAACAGCAGTAACTTCTTCAACTGCTGGACAGCAACAGTTATCTATAAGGGCACATGTTATCATGATGGAGGACAAAAAGCTACTTTATGAAATGGTAAGTTCTAAGCCCCTAAATTCTCTAAATACAAATCAAGTTAGTAGCAATGGGTGTGGGGATTGGACCAGCAACCAGGTGAAAGGCACAAAACAAAGTCAAAACAAGGCAACTATGGTTAACAGACAAGATGGAAATGGTTTGATGGCACAAGAATTTTTACAAGACATGCCAGATCCAGTATCTGTGGGTAGAGATATGTAtgaggaaggagaagaagatgCAGTTTTGAAAGAATGTCGCGCACATGCAGCAAGAAAAGGTGATTTATCACCTATGCATAGCGGAAAAAATAGGAAATCTAATACAAGGAAAAGTAGTTGGGACAACAAggttagtgattttttaaatgttaggcgacctccaatgagagttgccaaacaaaagcAGGCTGCCCCAACTACATCAACGAGGTCGAACCGTTCAAAAAAGAAAGGATGATTTTTGAATACATTTTGAACACGGTTGAGGAAAACAacaaagaattacaaattgaagatTTTACAAGTTTGCAAAAGAAGGGACATGAACCAAATTGGTACTTCATTCTATTATACCACTTTATTAGTattctcatttgtaatatcatcacagagtatgttataaactctatgatgatcattgaatatttggtactctccagttcttattttttacatgtGTGCTAGTAGATGAGGCCTTTTCtctgcctcaataggattagtagggtaaggtttagcccggtttgAGTTGCCTTGGTACTATGTCTTTGGAaaaatatccacacggctatgagattatatgccctcgtgagactttgccggcagctacaccatgaatcctctacatgaggttgccatcataaggcaatgtgaggcgcagatgagtgattatatagccaaggcatatgggtaacaatactGGTGCTATTGTCTCTCTTATTTGTACTGTtcttaattgttgtatttttcttttctttcattaataaaaaattagccctaggcgcttacctagcggattgccaaaaaaaaaaacttaggcAACAGTCCACCGCGACCGCAGTAGGGCCACTGCTGGAAAGCAGTGAAAGAAGAAAGTCTAAAATGACCGCGGTCGGACCACGGTTGGACCGCAACCGCGGTCGATCTGGAGAAGGCCAAGAAAGTTTAAGGGCTAAAGTATAAAGCATGGAAAACTTATCCTAACCCTatataaactcaacaaactcgcCCAAGTGAAGgttaagcttgtttttagactcAATTGGAGGCAAGAAtaagtgtgagaagatcaagacaccattagagtttttcattcttcttcttcttgttatcATTATTTTGTGAATTATGAATGATTTTATGGTTTTATCTTGTTTTACCATGAGTAGTTAAACATTTAATCTAGGGTTCATGTAACCAATTGTTGGATAAATCTTGATTACATTTTGATATAATTAAGTCGTTTCTTATTCTataattgttcaactatgtgttttcctgtgattaattgaaagggcccttgattaatcccGTCTAGTTACCTTATGTTGCTTGAAAAAGAACACtaggttagattgttgttgaacaacaccactttcggGTAAGTTAAGaaattaattacttgaatttaaaagcggggttagagataacgaagctttgatAGGATAATTCTGAGCTGCATAAATTGTCAACTAGAGTAGTTCAAGAGAATACTGCTAGTAAACTATCGTAATTGATCAAGAGATAATTGCGGTAACCCAGAACTCATATTCTTATAGAGTATTACAGTGAGATTATAGCGAACGTGTCAGGAATTAATCCAACAATTGGGAAATCAATAACCCTAGACCATTTTACCTTTGAATTCAACTCTATTATTGATTATTGCTAGTTTTATTATTGTTTCTCATTAGTTAACTCAATTCTAATCATTATCTATTAAAAATCTTGCATCCGGGGATTGTATGGGCTATTCATTAGCAGTGTCAaaagttgtagtaaataggttagttccctgtgggattcgactctggactgaatcgaattatatatttgcagtgaccgcttaatcctttttataaggcgtagttgggcgtgatcaatccTCGAACTCAACAATATAATGTCACTTACGCTCTTGAATCAGGCCGATATGGCCTTAAAAGAGTGGCTCTTTCCCTTTTCGTCTTAAaagtttaatcatataaaaaCTTGTTATGCCTTAGCACAAGATAAATCTGTATCCATTAGGATTCAGTGTTATTGAAAACCTTTTACttttgttatgccttagcataaGTTTGTTTGAGAGTTCGAACAATTTGGCACACCTTAAGGTTTTTTAGGGTTGACGTTATCGAAACCCTTTGTAactttgccgagggtagcccttTTTTTTAAACCgagtttatgaaaatatttgaaggATTGTTTTATTACGGAATTCGGATGTCTTCAAACCGTGTtagtttggccgtagcctttaacttTAGATTTGCCTTTGGGCTTGTTTCTTGATTgcacttcgaacttgttcgaagtgtcagtccccgagtagggTGGTCGTGGCCTATAAACCGAGGATTGCCTTTTCAATCCGGAAATTGTTTGGGCTATTCATTAGCAGTGTTAaaagttgtagtaaataggttagttccaTGTGGGATTCAACTCCAGACTAAACCGGATTATATATTTGCAGTGATCGCTTAGTCATTTTTATAAGGcgtagttgggcatgatcaaactTTGGCTCTGTtgtcggggaactaacggtgttattTATTGCAACTTTGAAGAATTTCTAGGATTATTAGTTTAGATCAAATTTCTGTGGTGTTACAAATATTTCCATTGAAATTCTCACGGTTGAACTCTTATGTAACTtaggtgcatgcctagaagctATTCGAGAACTGGTGAACTCTTTAAAGGACTCTCAGATCCCGAGAAAGCATTCCGAATATTGAACCAGGCTAACAGAAAGAGCAACTAGCCGAAAGAAAACGAACAAATTGAAATGGGTGACGTAGATAACCCAAACATCATAGTGGTAGCACCTCTTGTGTCGGAAGCTGCTCTTTATGATTGGACGCAACCAATTGCGGACAACCTGGCCACAGCAACTGCGGTTCCTCAGATACAAGCGGAGACATTCCAGGTATCCAACAATATGATGCACCTATTACAGAATAAAAGACTGTTCTCCGGGTCATACATCGAAAACCCACAACAACATCTGAAGAACTTCTTATCAATGTGTGTCACTTAGAGACAACCGAATGTGACTCTTGAGGCAATCAAATTATTATTGTTCCCATTCTCAGTGACTGGGGAGGCTCAAACTTGGCTGAATCTGCTCCCTATAAACTCCATTGCTACTTGGGAGGAACTGGTCAAGCAGTTCTTAAACAAGTTTTATCCACCCAACAAAACTGCGAGGCAGATTGATGAGATATTGCAATTCAAGCAGAAACCGACTGAGACTTTGCAAGAGACCTGGGAGAGGCTTAAGGGCATGTTGGTAAAGTGCCCTTACCGTGGCATTCCGGATCAAATGCTGGGACAGAGATTCTATATGGGTTTGGCTGACAGTCTGAAGGCCAATGTAGATGCTTCTGCCGGGAGTGCATTCTTGAGCAAAACTTTCACAGAGTGCAAGATTCTTCTTGACAAGATGTCTCAAAATTCAGGCTGGATTACGAGGGACATAACACTCACTCCAATAGTTCATTCTATTGCTCTTGACCCAAACAACACACATGCAGAAAACATAGCCACTCTTACGACCCAGATGAGTTTGCTGACAAAGAAAATAGATGAGATGGGTACGAAACAGGTGCACATCGTGGATACCACAAATGGAGGCTTGTGCACTCCTTGCATTAACCAGACATATGTACGCTCGTGAAGTGGAGAGAATGAGAACCAGAGATTCACagaagatatgaattatgtaaataattttgGAGGTCAGAGGCAAGGTGGACAATAATGGGGACTAACAGTAAACCAGCAGTACAGACCGAACCAGCCATAGCACAACCCCAATCCAGGAGGAGCACGACCACAAGGCCAAATCATACCTTATCAAAGGCAACATGGCTATAATCAGCAACACCAGCAACAGTTGACCTACCAACCACCTCAGCAGCAACAGGATAGTGACATGATCGAAATCAAAGGTATGCTTCAATAACTCATTGGCACAAATGGAAAGATGCAAGAGAAGTTATCTGCACATGACTCAGCAATAAAAGGCATTAAAACTCAATTGGGACAGCTATCTATGGCCTTAAACAATCTCCCACAAGGAACATTGCCTGCAGATACAGTCGTTAATCCAAAGGAGCAGAACGCGAATTCGCTCATAGCAGTGAGTCTCAGAAATGGGAGAGATTTAGATAGGAGGCAAGAAGTTACTCAATCCAGGAGAGAGACAATGCCAACTACTCTAGCTGCCCCGGTTACATTAGAGATCGATGAGTCAGCAGAGCTCACCGAGGTTGCAATCGAGCAAGCACAGGTTGACAAGGGTAAGGAGAAGGAAGGTGAACAACTCCCAGAACAGGTAATAGAAAAATCTCCCAGCAAAGAAAAGGAGCAAAGCAGTAGGCAGAGGTTGATTCCTACATCATTCCCTCTGAGGttggcaaagcaaaagaaagatgatcaatacAGGAAATTCATAGAAATGCTCAGgcaaattcaattgaatattccattgATGGATGCTTTGAGGGAAATGCCAGGGTATGCAAAAATGAAGGACCTGATGTCGAGAAAATTTGACTTCCAGTACCTGTCCACAGTAACTCTGACGTAGAGCTGCAGCGCGGTTGTGACAAGATCTATGGCTCAAAAGGTGTATGATCCAGGTAGTTTCACTATCCCATGCACCATTGGGagttatgcttttgctaaagcattatgtgatttgggagccaGTATAAACTTAATGCCCTTGGCTATTTATACAAAACTgggcattggcagagctagaccgACCTCAATGTTGCTGCAACTGGCTAATCGCACAATGAAGAGACCGACCGGAATTCTTGATGATGTGCTTATTCAAGTGGGGAAATTTGtattccctgcagattttgtcattcttgacTGTCAAGTGGATGAAGAGATACCAATCATTCTGGGCAGGTCGTTTTTAGCCACTGGGAGAGCATTGATTGATTGTGAGACTGGGAATTGAAAACGAGGTTGAACAATGAAGAAATCATATTCAATGTTTAACAATCTATGAAGAGACCCAGCGAATTTGCAAATTGCTCACTAGTGAAGGTCGTAGATGTGATATTACAAGAGGAGGATGAGACTATTAATGTCAGGGATCCGTTAGAAGCTTGCTTGATGAATTTGGAACATGTGGATGGTGAGGAGTTGGCAGAGTGGGTCATGGCTCTCGAATGTCAAGGGTTCTGGACAAGGGAACCCCAGTTCGAGCCCTTACACTTAGAAGAAAAAACAATGCCACCTGCGAAACCATCGATAGAGGAGCCACCGTGGTTGGACCTAAAACCGCTTCTAGctcacctcaggtatgctttcttagggcctaattctactttacctgttattatatcatctggtttTCTAGTTGTGTAGGTAGAGCAACTCCTGCAGGTGTTACAGGAATGTAAAACTACCATTggttggaccatggcagacataaagggtatcagcccagctttttgcatgcacaagattctcCTGGAAGAAGGGCACAAACCTTTCAGAGAACATCAACGAAGGCTGAAACCGAATATGAAAGAGGTGGTGAATAATGAAGTGAACAAATGGTTAGATGCGAgtatcatcttccccatctctaaCAGCAATTGGGTCAGTCCTATCCAATGTGTATCGAAGAAGGGAGCAATGACGGTAATCCAGAATGAGAAGAATGAGTTAATCTCAACTCGTACAGTCATGGGATGGCAAATTTGCATGGACTATCAGAAATTGAACACAACCACCTGGAAGGACCATTTCCTCTTGCCCTTCATTGACTAGATGTTGGACAAGTTAGTTGGGCGGTTCCACTTATGTTTCTTGGATGAATACTCGAATAATCAGATCTCAATAGCCCCGGAAGACAGAGAGAAAACATccttcacttgtccgtatggcatATTTGCCTTTCGTAGAATGACCTTTGGGCCTTGCAATGCATCGGCTACATTCCAGCggtgcatgttagccattttcactaACATGGTTGAGGATATTAtggaggtgtttatggatgatttctccgtgATGGGGGATTCATTCGAAGATTGTCTTCACAACCTAAGaagagtgctcaaaagatgtgtgGAGATAAATCAATTGCTGAATTGGGAGAAGTGGCATTTTATGGTACAATAAGGAATAGTGttggggcatcgagtgtccaaAAAGGGAATTGAAATTGACCAAGCCAAGGTTGATGTTATTGAGAAGATTCCACCACTCACTTCGGTAAAGGCAGTGAGAAGTTTCCTGGGGCATGCACGGTTCTATAGGCGGTTCATTAGGGATTTTTCCAAGAGTGCTAACCCCTTATGTAAGCTGCTTGAAAAAGACCAGCCCTTTgtattttctgatgattgcaggttGCCCTTTGAGGAGCTAAAAAAGAGACAGGTGACTGCACCCATCATTATTGctcccaactgggagcaaccgttcgagctcatgtgcgacgccaATAATTATGCTATATGAGCAGTCTTAGGGCAACGCAAAAGACAAGATGATGCACCCGATTTACTATACAAGTAGGACGCTCAGTGGTGTACAACTTAATGACACTATCACGGAAAGGAAATGCTCGCTGTAGTGTTTGCCTTCGACAAATTCAGGTACTTgatagcaaagaaggagtcaaagccataCTTGATTCGTTGGGTTCTATTGCTACAAGAATTTGATCTAGAAATCCGTGACAGAAAGGGGATAGataatcaagtggcagaccacctcTCGAGGTTGGAAGGAGCAGAAAAGATAATGGAGATTTAAGATATAATAGAGACATTCTCGGATGAACAGTTACTTGTTGTGACAATGGAGGAGGCGccatggtatgctgatattgctaattatTTAGCAAGCGGTATTGTACCCTATGAACTCTcttcaattcaaaagaaaaagttcttttgcGTTTGTCGATATTACTATTGGGATGAACCTTTACTATTcaaaatatgtgtagataacatgatctggaggtgtatccccgagaaagatcaacATTCTATTTTTCAAGCTTGCCATGCTTCACtatatggtggacactttggaggaattTGGACAGCAGCTAAGGTGTTGGAATCGGGTTTATATTGGccaactctattcaaggatgcTTACGTTTGGGTCAAAAGCTACGATGAATGCCCAAGGACAGGCAACATTTCTCGTCTTCACGAGATGCCAATAActacaattcaagaggtggaggtCTTTGACATGTGGGGGATCAACTTTATGGGGCCGTTCGTCAGCTCGTACGGTAACAAATACATATTGGTAGTTgttgactatgtctccaagtgggtcgaagcggTGGCTCTCCCAACCAATGATTCATAAGGGGTGACAAGTTTCCTAAATAaaaacatcttcacacgttttggcacCTCGAGAGCTATAATCAATGATGGTGGAACCCATTTTTGTATTAGAGCTTTCACACGCCTGTTGGAAAAGTATGGAGTTCACCACAAAGTAGCCTCACCTTATCACCCACAGTCGAGCGGGCAAGCTGAAGTGTCAAATAGGGAGATTAAAAGTGCCCTTACAAAAACAGTTAATGCAACTAGGACTGATTGggcgaagaagttggatgatgcattGTGGACGTACCGCATAGCATTCAAAACACTAATAGGTATGTCACCGTACAAGTTGGTATTTGGAAAGGCATGCCACCTTTCCATAGAGCTCGAACATAAAGCACTTTGGTCATTACAACAGTTGAATTTGGATATGGAAACCACATGCACTAGCAGAATCACTGGGCTACATGAGCTCGAGGAATTTAGGTTCTAGGCATTTGAGAGTGCTAGACTATACAAGGAAAGGATGAAACTAATGCATGATAATCACATCTTGGATCAAAACTTCAAACCTggagatctagtgttgttatacaactcgagattgaGATTGTTTCCGGGTAAGTTGAAGTCCCAATGGTCAGGACCCTTCAGAGTGGAGCCGTGGAGATTGAATCAGAAGATGGAACAAATAAGATCACGGTAAATTGGCAAAGGctaaaacattaccttggaatggCCGACAAAAAAAGGGATAGAGTGGTAATAACTTTGGATGAACCCTAGTATGCGAATAAGGAGTGATAATCAAAGCttgtgt is a genomic window of Nicotiana tabacum cultivar K326 chromosome 16, ASM71507v2, whole genome shotgun sequence containing:
- the LOC142170332 gene encoding uncharacterized protein LOC142170332, which encodes MAQKVYDPGSFTIPCTIGSYAFAKALCDLGASINLMPLAIYTKLGIGRARPTSMLLQLANRTMKRPTGILDDVLIQVGKFVFPADFVILDCQVDEEIPIILGRSFLATGRALIDCETGN